The following coding sequences lie in one Cotesia glomerata isolate CgM1 linkage group LG5, MPM_Cglom_v2.3, whole genome shotgun sequence genomic window:
- the LOC123265194 gene encoding uncharacterized protein LOC123265194 isoform X1: MQGINFFISFAVLLLLKSSSGALNHEPEKEITPLELPSGERNFDIVKEYSEEIPLEDMDSNMLQAHPRIVRQVEAPKKEYTPITSENSKDDQEDISLELLDGDHQLDKFRYNYDEKKN, translated from the exons atgcagggaataaatttctttatatCTTTTGCTGTTTTGCTGCTTCTTAAATCAAGCtctg GCGCACTTAATCATGAACCTGAAAAGGAAATAACTCCCTTAGAACTTCCATCGGGTGAAAGGaattttgatattgttaaag aatacTCAGAAGAAATTCCTTTGGAAGATATGGACAGCAATATGCTTCAgg CTCATCCAAGAATTGTTCGTCAAGTTGAAGCTCCAAAAAAAGAATATACACCGATAACTTcag aaaattccAAAGATGATCAAGAAGATATCTCACTAGAACTGCTAGATGGCGATCATCAATTAGATAAATTTCGCTATAactatgatgaaaaaaaaaattga
- the LOC123265194 gene encoding uncharacterized protein LOC123265194 isoform X2, protein MQGINFFISFAVLLLLKSSSGALNHEPEKEITPLELPSGERNFDIVKAHPRIVRQVEAPKKEYTPITSENSKDDQEDISLELLDGDHQLDKFRYNYDEKKN, encoded by the exons atgcagggaataaatttctttatatCTTTTGCTGTTTTGCTGCTTCTTAAATCAAGCtctg GCGCACTTAATCATGAACCTGAAAAGGAAATAACTCCCTTAGAACTTCCATCGGGTGAAAGGaattttgatattgttaaag CTCATCCAAGAATTGTTCGTCAAGTTGAAGCTCCAAAAAAAGAATATACACCGATAACTTcag aaaattccAAAGATGATCAAGAAGATATCTCACTAGAACTGCTAGATGGCGATCATCAATTAGATAAATTTCGCTATAactatgatgaaaaaaaaaattga